A stretch of DNA from Sandaracinaceae bacterium:
CCTCTACGAGCCCACGCGCTTGCGACGTGGCTGCACCATCGGCGCCAACGCCACCATCGTCTGTGGTGTGACCATAGGCCGCTACGCCCTCGTGGGAGCGGGCGCGGTGGTCGCGGCCAGCGTGCCGGACTACGCGCTGGTGCTGGGTGTCCCGGGCAAGGTCGCGGGGTTCGTCAGCCGACACGGGCACCGCCTCCGGTTCGCGGACGGTCTCGCCACCTGTCCAGAGTCCGGGCTGCGTTATCAGCAGGGCGCTGCGGGCGTGCGTTGCCTCGACCTCGACGAAGAACAGCCGCTGCCGGCGCACCTCGCGCGAGGCGAACGCACCCACGACGAATGGAAGGCGTCGACGTGAGGGTCCCGCTGCTGGACGTGACCCGCATCCCGCATGCCTTGCAGGCGGAGCTCGAGGCGCGCGCCGTCGCGGTCCTGCGCAGCGGCGAGTACATCCTGGGCCCGGAGGTGACGGCGTTCGAGCGCGCGTGCGCGGCGACCCTCGAGGTCCCCCACGCGATCGGCGTATCGAACGGATCCGACGCGCTGCTGATGCTGCTGATGGCGCTCGGCATCGGCCCGGGCGACGAGGTGATCGTCCCCAGCTACACCTTCTTCGCCACCGCTGGCGCCGTGGCGCGCCTGGGTGCCACCCCCGTGTTCGTCGACTCGCAGCCCGAGACGCTGAACCTCGACCCGGCGTGCGTCGCAGAGGCCATCACCAACCGCACGCGCGCCATCATCCCCGTGCACCTCTTCGGCCTCCCAGCCGATCTGGGAGCGTTGCGACGGGTGGCGGGCGAGCTCCCCCTTCTCGAAGATGCCGCCCAAGCCTTCCTCGCGCGCTACGAAGGGCGCCCCGTCGGCGGGATCGGGCTCGCGGGGGCGTTCTCGTTCTTTCCCAGCAAGAACCTCGGGGGCTACGGCGACGGGGGGCTCCTGACCACACACGACCACGGCCTCGCGGAGCGCCTGCGCGTGCTGCGCGCACACGGCAGCCAGCCCAAGTACCACCACGCGGTGGTGGGCGGGAACTTCCGTCTCGACGCGCTGCAGGCGGCGCTGCTCTCGGTCAAGCTCCCCCACGTGTCCAGCGAGATCGCGGGGCGGCGTGCGAACGCCGCCCTCTACGTCAGCCTGCTCGCAGACGACCCTCGGCTGCAGCTGCCCCCCGCCACGCCCGAGCACACCTTCAACCAGTTCGTCGTGCGCTTCGCCGACCGCGCCACGCGTGACCACGTGCAGCGCGCGCTGTCGAACGCACAGGTCGGCACGGCCGTGTACTACCCGGTGCCGCTGCATCAGCAGGAGTGCTTCGCGACTGCTGGCGAGGCTGCCCGCTGCCCAGTCGCGGAACACGCAGCCGAGACCAGCTTGGCGCTGCCCGTGTTCGCGGCCCTGCGTCCAGAGGAGCTGGACTACGTCGTGACGAGCTTGCGCAACGCCCTCTGACCACGCGGGTGACGCGCCAGCTGCGCGGCGTAGACCTCGAGCGTCGCAGAGGCTACGTGCGCACGCGACCACTCCGCGATGGCGCGCTCGCGGCTGCGGATGCCCATGCGCCGCCGGAGCCCAGGGTCCTGTACGAGCGTCTCGACGGCCTGGGCGAGCGCAGCTGCGTCGCGCGCTGGCACCAAGAACCCATTGTCGCCGTCGCGCACGATCTCGCGGCAGCCCGGTACGTCGGTGGTGACGATCGGTCGACCCGCCGCGGCCGCCTCGATCAGCGACAGCGGCGCCCCTTCGCGGTAGCTCGGGAGACACGCGACGTGGCACGCAGCGAGCTGCTCGGGGATGTCGGCGCGCCGACCGAGGTGCTCCACCAGACCTTCTGCGTGCCACTGCCGCAGGGTAGCCGGCGGGATGGTGCTGGGGTTCTGGCCGTCCGGGTCGCCCACCAGACGGAACGTGACCGGCACCCCCCGCGCGCGCAGCACCCGCGCTGCTTCGGCGATCTCTCCGATGCCCTTGTCGACCAGCATGCGGCTATGCGTGAGGACCACCGGCGTCCCCTGCGGCTCCGGGGCAGGCGCGAAGCGTGCCGTGTCGACGCCAGAGCCGCAGATCATCGTTACCTGCGCCGGGTCGATCATGCCCGCGGCGGCGAGCTCCTCGCGGTCGTCCGGGTTCTGCAGGATGACGCTGACGCGCCCGCCGCGACGGACCAGACCTCCGTACGCCCGCTGCACCACGGCGCGGAGCACACGACGCTTCAGCCCTTCCCCCATGAACAGGTAGCCCATGCCTGCGACCGCGCAGACGACGGCGGGCGCGCGCGTCAGCGCGGCCGCGATGGACCCGTAGAGCACCAACTTGTGCGCCACCAAGTGCACGACGTCCGGCCTGAAGCGGGCCATGACCGCCGTGACGCTCGCGACGGACCCAGCCTCGGCGAACGGGTTGGTGCTGCCGCGGTCGAGCTGAATCGGGAAGTAGCGAAACCCCTCGGCCTCGATACGCGCTTGGAGGTCGCCCTGGGCGGTGGCCAACCCCACGTCGTAGCCAGCGCGCTGCGCGGCCTGCGCGATGTGCAGACGGTGGGACCAGAAGTACCAGTCCTCGGCGATGACCATGAGGAGACGCGGACGCACGCCCCGAGTGGTAGCAGCCGCGCGCGGGAAACGCATCGTGCGACGTCCCTCGTCCCTGCTACCCTGCCGCCGGGACCCTGGACCACGAATGACGAGCGACACCCGAGCCGCGCCCTCGAGCCTCCGCGAGCGC
This window harbors:
- a CDS encoding N-acetyltransferase; translated protein: MSEATYHAHPSAYVDEPVTIGAGTRIWHFCHIMSGAVIGEACNLGQNCFVAGGVVLGDRVKVQNNVSLYEGTTVEDDVFLGPSCVLTNVTNPRAQVDRRSLYEPTRLRRGCTIGANATIVCGVTIGRYALVGAGAVVAASVPDYALVLGVPGKVAGFVSRHGHRLRFADGLATCPESGLRYQQGAAGVRCLDLDEEQPLPAHLARGERTHDEWKAST
- a CDS encoding DegT/DnrJ/EryC1/StrS family aminotransferase yields the protein MEGVDVRVPLLDVTRIPHALQAELEARAVAVLRSGEYILGPEVTAFERACAATLEVPHAIGVSNGSDALLMLLMALGIGPGDEVIVPSYTFFATAGAVARLGATPVFVDSQPETLNLDPACVAEAITNRTRAIIPVHLFGLPADLGALRRVAGELPLLEDAAQAFLARYEGRPVGGIGLAGAFSFFPSKNLGGYGDGGLLTTHDHGLAERLRVLRAHGSQPKYHHAVVGGNFRLDALQAALLSVKLPHVSSEIAGRRANAALYVSLLADDPRLQLPPATPEHTFNQFVVRFADRATRDHVQRALSNAQVGTAVYYPVPLHQQECFATAGEAARCPVAEHAAETSLALPVFAALRPEELDYVVTSLRNAL
- a CDS encoding glycosyltransferase family 4 protein is translated as MRPRLLMVIAEDWYFWSHRLHIAQAAQRAGYDVGLATAQGDLQARIEAEGFRYFPIQLDRGSTNPFAEAGSVASVTAVMARFRPDVVHLVAHKLVLYGSIAAALTRAPAVVCAVAGMGYLFMGEGLKRRVLRAVVQRAYGGLVRRGGRVSVILQNPDDREELAAAGMIDPAQVTMICGSGVDTARFAPAPEPQGTPVVLTHSRMLVDKGIGEIAEAARVLRARGVPVTFRLVGDPDGQNPSTIPPATLRQWHAEGLVEHLGRRADIPEQLAACHVACLPSYREGAPLSLIEAAAAGRPIVTTDVPGCREIVRDGDNGFLVPARDAAALAQAVETLVQDPGLRRRMGIRSRERAIAEWSRAHVASATLEVYAAQLARHPRGQRALRKLVTT